The following are encoded in a window of Anopheles stephensi strain Indian chromosome X, UCI_ANSTEP_V1.0, whole genome shotgun sequence genomic DNA:
- the LOC118517497 gene encoding protein ILRUN — MDHTGQDAPNQLPPDDIEQNFLTQFSSMVTTDKADLIQQFQSIGGNVNDSTANFFLDMTNWNLQAAVGCYFDFMSQNRQPSMKLLNDITVGKGEKITPSTAIKLTWLLQNNGDIAWPNGSYVGLRRNPNMMEENIALTYEDLKYYVPSIPPNDTVSVSVQLVSPSNVGLFETVWSIYTPSGVSFGDNIISRIEVSLDGTMAVTQQFSNLQTESASEANPQQNTTEGQSNELDDSEMWG, encoded by the exons ATGGATCACACGGGCCAGGACGCACCGAATCAACTTCCTCCAGACGATATAGAGCAAAACTTTTTAACCCAGTTTAGCT CGATGGTCACGACGGACAAGGCTGACCTGATTCAGCAGTTTCAATCGATTGGGGGAAACGTAAATGATTCGACGGCAAACTTCTTCCTGGATATGACCAATTG GAACCTCCAGGCGGCAGTGGGGTGCTACTTTGACTTTATGTCCCAAAACCGACAACCCTCGATGAAGCTGCTGAACGATATCACGGTAGGAAAGGGCGAAAAAATCACACCGAGCACAGC CATTAAGCTTACCTGGCTGCTGCAGAACAATGGCGATATCGCGTGGCCAAACGGGTCCTACGTAGGCTTGCGTCGAAACCCTAACATGATGGAGGAAAACATTGCGCTGACGTACGAGGATCTCAAGTACTACGTCCCCTCGATACCACCGAATGATACCGTGTCAGTTTCGGTACAGCTCGTCAGCCCATCCAATGTGGGACTGTTTGAGACTGTATGGTCCATCTACACACCGAGCGGTGTTAGCTTTGGTG ATAATATCATCTCAAGGATCGAGGTAAGCTTGGATGGAACAATGGCTGTTACACAACAATTTTCCAATCTCCAAACGGAATCCGCCAGCGAAGCTAACccgcaacaaaacacaacggaGGGACAG tCGAACGAGCTGGACGATAGTGAGATGTGGGGATAG
- the LOC118517496 gene encoding membrane-associated progesterone receptor component 1-like, with amino-acid sequence MSGPETVASSAPPTMDDQPSSSGSLLYDIVYEIVSSPVNLALVGIISFLLYKISKSRQPPATLPPPPPELPRLRRDFTVAELKHYDGTQPDGRVLTAVNGNVYDVTKGKAFYGPGGTYAVFGGRDASRGLATFQITSSISDEYDDLSDLNSHEMESMREWEMQFKEKYYLVGRLLRPGEKPTNYSDEDEDTPTDSSEVRKRTATQTAEGSTSSGAADAPSSSPHEKEPSVDSKAPGDGAASADGTESDKPKAE; translated from the exons ATGTCCGGTCCGGAAACTGTTGCTTCATCAGCGCCCCCAACCATGGACGACCAGCCATCATCGTCCGGCAGCCTGCTGTACGACATCGTGTACGAAATCGTCAGCAGCCCGGTCAACCTGGCGCTGGTCGGCATCATCTCCTTCCTGCTGTACAAGATCAGCAAAAGCCGCCAGCCGCCGGCAACACTGCCCCCGCCGCCGCCCGAGCTGCCCCGATTGCGCCGCGACTTTACCGTCGCCGAGCTGAAGCACTACGACGGTACGCAACCGGACGGGCGCGTACTAACCGCCGTCAACGGTAACGTGTACGATGTGACCAAGGGCAAGGCTTTCTACGGTCCAG GTGGAACGTACGCAGTATTCGGTGGCCGTGATGCGTCTCGCGGGCTGGCTACATTCCAAATCACCAGCTCGATTAGCGATGAGTATGACGACCTGAGCGATCTCAACTCGCACGAGATGGAATCGATGCGCGAATGGGAAATGCAATTCAAGG AAAAGTACTATCTCGTCGGACGTTTGCTAAGACCGGGTGAAAAGCCGACAAACTACTCCGACGAGGATGAAGATACACCTACGGACAGTTCTGAGGTGCGGAAGCGTACGGCGACGCAAACCGCGGAAGGATCAACCTCCTCCGGCGCTGCGGATgcaccatcatcgtcaccgCACGAGAAAGAACCGAGCGTCGACAGTAAGGCACCGGGTGATGGCGCAGCATCAGCGGACGGTACCGAGTCGGACAAGCCGAAAGCCGAGTGA